In one window of Chiloscyllium punctatum isolate Juve2018m chromosome 11, sChiPun1.3, whole genome shotgun sequence DNA:
- the LOC140482638 gene encoding uncharacterized protein codes for MDNKKNFKKEVLPHYSNTLTSVVSLADIAIRASDTALSETDERRFRSKVKEAHSEIQKAVRGGEKVRGEVDRKTEDIAPENPDFEIESLRKQLENVDKQLIAAETEKAKTRDELHHARAQLLYTTETQDRANSMKAEKETLRNLGYGLFIIPFIGIPMVVSTLKEIKRCEDTIQDTTKAKGDLEKECDTKQKNLKKCYDTIKDLKEKRVDYEWTMERERAELKRRKEEGAELFDAQKKVKNTLYYLSNLQGSLEHLHHHSTEETFDGIATIKDPLQEIFTTIQKESFDKELLCDSRIDRKLNDLEEKIPEFKRIYKQ; via the exons ATGGACAACAAGAAGAATTTCAAGAAGGAAGTCTTACCCCATTATTCAAACACATTAACATCAGTCGTGTCTCTCGCTGATATCGCCATTCGTGCGTCTGACACAGCTCTCAGTGAGACCGACGAGAGAAGATTCAGATCCAAGGTGAAAGAAGCTCACTCAGAAATTCAGAAGGCAGTGAGAGGAGGGGAGAAGGTCAGAGGTGAGGTGGATCGTAAGACCGAAGATATTGCACCAGAgaatcctgactttgaaatagaAAGCTTGAGAAAGCAGCTGGAGAATGTGGACAAGCAATTAATAGCAGCGGAAACTGAGAAAGCCAAGACCAGAGATGAACTTCATCATGCCCGGGCTCAGCTGTTGTACACGACAGAAACTCAGGACAGAGCTAACAGTATGAAAGCAGAGAAAGAAACTCTTCGTAACCTGGGCTATGGTCTGTTTATCATCCCCTTCATCG GAATCCCGATGGTTGTCAGCACTTTGAAAGAAATCAAGCGTTGTGAGGATACCATTCAAGATACAACAAAAGCCAAGGGAGATTTAGAGAAGGAATGTGATACGAAACAGAAAAATCTGAAAAAGTGTTATGACACAATAAAGGATCTGAAAGAAAAGCGAGTGGACTATGAGTGGactatggagagggagagagcagaatTGAAGAGAAGGAAAGAAGAGGGAGCTGAGCTGTTTGATGCACAGAAAAAGGTGAAGAATACTCTGTATTACCTCAGTAACCTCCAGGGTTCTCTGGAACATTTACATCACCACAGCACCGAGGAGACCTTTGATGGGATAGCAACGATCAAAGATCCTCTCCAGGAAATCTTCACCACCATCCAAAAGGAGAGTTTCGATAAGGAATTGCTGTGTGATTCCCGAATTGACAGAAAGCTCAATGACCTGGAGGAGAAAATTCCAGAGTTTAAGAGGATTTACAAGCAATAG